CTTAACAGCTGCACGGCGGAGTACGTGGGGCCGATGCACGGGGCCCAGCCCAGGCCGAAGGTCAGGCCCAGCAGGGGCGCTCCCCAGAGCCCGGCGGGCGGCTTGGCATGGATCTTCGCGTCGCGCTGCAGCCAGCTGAAGCCGCCCATGAAGACGATGCCCATGATGATGACCAGGATCCCCAGGAGCTGGGTGATCCAGGCGTTCTGGCTGCCCGTGATCAGGGTACCCAGCTGGCCGAACGCGCCGCCCAGCAGGACGAAGATCACGGAGAAGCCGAGGACGAACAGCCCGATGCCTGCCAGCATGCGGCCGCGTTTCTGCTTTTGCAGGTCCACGCCGCTCAGGCCGGTGACATATCCCAGGTAACCGGGCACCAGGGGAAGGACACAGGGGGAAAGGAAGGACACCAGTCCGGCGAGCAGGGCCACCGGAATGGCCAGCAGGAGGGAGCCACTGAGGATGGCTTCGGCGAAGGGGCTGTTCACGGTCCCGGCCTGTCCCTATTCCGCCACGGCGGCGGTGATGAGGGCTTTCAGGGTGCCCTTCTCGATTTCGCCGAGGACGCGGGAGGCCACCCGTCCCTGCTTGTCCAGCACCAGGGTGGTGGGCACGGCGCCAGGCGGTACCAGGCCGGACACGGACAGCAGGACGCCGCCGTCCTTGTCGTCGAAGCTGGGGTAGGTCAGGTTGAAGGTTTTTTCGAAAGCCTCTGCCGTGGGCTTCTCGTCCCGGAGGTTGACGCCGAAGAACTGCACGCCCTGGTCCTTGAACTCCTGGTGCAGTTCCTCAAGGAGCGGCGCTTCCACGCGGCAGGGGGCGCAGGCGGCAAACCAGAAGTTCAGGACGCTGACCTTGCCCTGGAAGTCGGCCGGGGTGACTGCGGCGCCGCTGAAGAGCACACCCTGGATCTGTACGGCTTCCTTGCGGTCCCCGGCAGCGAACTCGGTCACGGAGCCGTCGCCGGCAACGTAGTTCTTGTTGTCTCCCGCCTTGGCCTGCTTGGCCAGCGCATCCTCCTGGGCACAGCCGGAGAGGCCAAGGGTCAGCGCGGTCAAGGCCATGCCGCCTGCTGCAAGCATGCTGCGGCGCGAGGGAAGGTTGTTGTTGCTCACTGCTAGGCTCCAGGGGTGCTGGCGGCACCGGGAAGAAGGGACGCCGCAGGTTCGCTGTACTCGACCCGCACCAGCGAGCCGTCGTCGTCGAACACCAGGGACGTGACGGATGTCAGGGTGCACTCGCGCTTGCGGGGGTCATGCCACAGCGGCCGGCCCTCCGCGCTCAGCCGTGCCGCCCAGATGGGCAGCTGGTGGCTGACCAGGATGGCCTCGGGGCCCGCGGCGCCGAAGTCGCCGGCAGCCAGTTCGATGGCCTTCAGCCGGGCGTCCTGGACGGCAGCCGCCACCCTCGCGGCCTGCTGCTTGTACGGCTCGCCCCATGACGGGCGCAGCGGGTTGACCAAGCGGGGCCAGTGCCGCGGCCGGCGGAGTTCGGCCTTGGTGACCTTCATGCCCTCGAAGTAGTTTTCCGCTTCGATGATGCGCCCGTCGGTGTGGATCTGCAGGTGCAGCGCTTCCGACGTCGGCCGCGCGGTTTCCTGCGCACGGTCCAGCGGCGAGGCGGCCAGGTAGGTGATCCGGGCGCCACGCTCGGCGCGCTCGCGGAAGTGTTCGGCAAGCATCCGGGCCATCTCCTGCCCCAGTTCGGAGAGGTGGAATTCCGGGAGCCGTCCGTAGAGAACGCCGTCGGGATTGTGGACCTCGCCGTGGCGGAGCAGATGGACAGTGGCTTGGGGCATGTTTACCAGTTTCTCAAAGATGGCGTGCGATCCGAAATCTTCCGCACGCACTTTCTACAAAGAGTAGAACTCAAGTTTCTGAAGAAATGTTCCGAAACCGGGAACAAAAGATGCAAACGCATGTTTATACTGGATGCAGCAAGTTAGTTGAGACTTCAACCGATGAAGTCTCAACCTCACGACCACGGCAGCATTCACACCAAGGAGCAACATCATGGCACTTCCCGCAGACGTCACCACCGGCACCTGGACCCTGGACAACTCCCACAGCGAGATCGGCTTCACCGTCCGCCACGCGGGCATCAGCAAGGTCCGCGGCCAGTTCAAGGAAGCCGAGGCCACCCTCGACCTCGCCGAAAACGTGGCCGACTCCAAGGTCAACGCCACCATCAAGACCGCCAGCTTTGACTCCGGCGACGTCAACCGCGACGG
This region of Arthrobacter sp. DNA4 genomic DNA includes:
- a CDS encoding TlpA disulfide reductase family protein, with amino-acid sequence MLAAGGMALTALTLGLSGCAQEDALAKQAKAGDNKNYVAGDGSVTEFAAGDRKEAVQIQGVLFSGAAVTPADFQGKVSVLNFWFAACAPCRVEAPLLEELHQEFKDQGVQFFGVNLRDEKPTAEAFEKTFNLTYPSFDDKDGGVLLSVSGLVPPGAVPTTLVLDKQGRVASRVLGEIEKGTLKALITAAVAE
- a CDS encoding histidine phosphatase family protein, which gives rise to MPQATVHLLRHGEVHNPDGVLYGRLPEFHLSELGQEMARMLAEHFRERAERGARITYLAASPLDRAQETARPTSEALHLQIHTDGRIIEAENYFEGMKVTKAELRRPRHWPRLVNPLRPSWGEPYKQQAARVAAAVQDARLKAIELAAGDFGAAGPEAILVSHQLPIWAARLSAEGRPLWHDPRKRECTLTSVTSLVFDDDGSLVRVEYSEPAASLLPGAASTPGA
- a CDS encoding cytochrome c biogenesis CcdA family protein codes for the protein MNSPFAEAILSGSLLLAIPVALLAGLVSFLSPCVLPLVPGYLGYVTGLSGVDLQKQKRGRMLAGIGLFVLGFSVIFVLLGGAFGQLGTLITGSQNAWITQLLGILVIIMGIVFMGGFSWLQRDAKIHAKPPAGLWGAPLLGLTFGLGWAPCIGPTYSAVQLLSLSGGSSAAKGAFLAFVYSLGLGIPFLLIALALRRGMGVMAFFRKHRLAIQRTGGGILVVLGLLMATGVWGAWVTGLQYWFQTDVKLPI